The DNA window GTTTGATAACCCGCAGCACCCATATACGGAACGTTTGATGGGGCTGATGCCAAGTTTGGACAGTGAGCCCAAGCAGATGATTGATATCAAACCGATCGATGCCAGCATGTTTGCCACCAACTAAGGAAAGCAGGGATGAGTAAAGAAGTTCTACGTATTGAAAACCTCAAGCAGCACTTTGTTTCCGGCAAAAAGCTGTTTAATAAAGGCTACACGGTTAAAGCGGTCGATGGCGTCTCGCTCTCGGTGTGTGAAGGCGAGACTTTGGGTTTAGTCGGTGAGTCGGGCTGCGGAAAAAGTACCCTTGGCCGGACGATTTTAAAGCTGTATGAGCCAACCGAAGGGCAGATATTTTTTGCCGGGCGTGACATCACCAAGCTGTCGGCACGGGAGATGCGTCCGCTGCGTCGCGACATGCAGATTGTCTTTCAAGATCCGATGGAATCACTTAACCAGCGCCATACGGTCGGCATGATTTTAGAAGAGCCGTATATCATTCACCGTATCGGCACGCCCGCTGAGCGTAAAGAGTGGGTCAAAGAGTTGCTGGTCAAAGTGGGCTTGCCAGTTGAGGCGGTTAACCGTTATCCACATGAGTTTTCTGGCGGTCAGCGTCAGCGTATCGGTATCGCGCGCGCGATTGCTCTGAAACCGAAGCTGCTGATTTGTGATGAATCGGTCTCGGCGCTCGATGTGTCTGTGCAGGCGCAGATCCTCAACTTATTGCTGCAACTGCAAAAAGAGATGAACTTGGCGATCATCTTTATCTCCCACGATCTCTCGGTGGTGAAACACGTTTCGGACAAAGTGGCGGTGATGTATTTTGGCAAAGTGGTGGAAGAGGGCAGCGCCAAAGAGGTGTACGCCAATCCACAAAACGACTACACCAAGAAACTCCTTGCTGCGATTCCCATTACCCATCCAAAATATCGCAAACGTAAGCGTCAGGCCGAACAAGCCGCCCAAGCGCAGCGCAGCGCATAAAACAAAACAGCAGCCTAGGCTGCTGTTTTGTTATCCACTCAGTTCAGGCGAGCGCGATAATCGGTACTGTGCCCTTTGAACAATAAATATTGCGATATGCTGTTGTAATAACTCGCTTCCTCAAATAGGGCGTTGGCCCAAGGCTGATCGCAGGCAACGGTTTTTTTACTTACGGTATCTGCTCCTATTTCGAAGCACTGGGCTAGCTCCCCCGTCTCTGCGTTGATGGCAATGCCATGCTCTTTGCTCATCCAGAAAAAACCGGTGCCGAAGGCAAAACTGGCACGCCCGGCGTAGTTAGGGTCTAGCAAGCTGTGGCCGGTAAACCAAGGTGCGTAGCCGCCCAACCAATCGAGTGCGGTAGCACCGACGTCACGTTGTGAAGCGGTGATGGGCCGAGTTTGATTTGGGATAGATTTATCCGAGGCGTACATCAAAAAAGGAATCGCGTTTTTCACAAAGCCGCCTTTTACGGTTTTGGCTGTGTGGTCGGCGAGCAAGATCACCAGCGTAGGCTTGTCGAGCTGAGCCAGTTTTTCATCAAGCTGTGGAATAAATTGGCTGAGCGCTTGATCCGCATGATGCATCACGCTACGTCGCTCATCGATTTGCGTCTCTCGACCAAACGTATAGCCATCTTGTTCAGGCAAAAATGATCCATGTGTAGTGCCCGTATTGATGGTAAGGAAAAAGGGCTGTTGAGACTGACTCAAGCGATCGATTTGTCCAAGCGAGAAG is part of the Vibrio cidicii genome and encodes:
- a CDS encoding ATP-binding cassette domain-containing protein, with the translated sequence MSKEVLRIENLKQHFVSGKKLFNKGYTVKAVDGVSLSVCEGETLGLVGESGCGKSTLGRTILKLYEPTEGQIFFAGRDITKLSAREMRPLRRDMQIVFQDPMESLNQRHTVGMILEEPYIIHRIGTPAERKEWVKELLVKVGLPVEAVNRYPHEFSGGQRQRIGIARAIALKPKLLICDESVSALDVSVQAQILNLLLQLQKEMNLAIIFISHDLSVVKHVSDKVAVMYFGKVVEEGSAKEVYANPQNDYTKKLLAAIPITHPKYRKRKRQAEQAAQAQRSA
- a CDS encoding sulfatase-like hydrolase/transferase — translated: MAHSRKRSASRNRFGKHDYPFEGVHNEWGYMDGDIYRFSLGQIDRLSQSQQPFFLTINTGTTHGSFLPEQDGYTFGRETQIDERRSVMHHADQALSQFIPQLDEKLAQLDKPTLVILLADHTAKTVKGGFVKNAIPFLMYASDKSIPNQTRPITASQRDVGATALDWLGGYAPWFTGHSLLDPNYAGRASFAFGTGFFWMSKEHGIAINAETGELAQCFEIGADTVSKKTVACDQPWANALFEEASYYNSISQYLLFKGHSTDYRARLN